The genomic segment CGATCGCGTCCGACGGCACTTCGGGCGCCGTGCGGATTTCCGCGTTGCCGGGCAGGGGGAATTCGCCGGGGCAGAGCACCCGGTAGGCGACGCCGCGCCGCAGGTTGTGCCGGTCGACCTCGCGCGGGCGCGCCAGCGCGAGCGAACCGGTGCTCATCACCAGCACCTCGGCGGTGGCCGAAGCCAGCAGGCCGGTCAGTTCCCGGTGCCCCCGGGTCAGGATGGCGACCCCCATCACGCCACCCTGGCCGGGAGCCCGGCGGCGGCCACCGAGCGGACCGCCGGGTGGCAGGCGTAGACCTCGCCCGCGCGCGGGTCGACGAGGTGCCGGTCGGCCAGCGATTCCAGCGCCCGCACCGCGTCCGCGCGGCTCAGTCCCGCCAGCTTCGCGGCCAGCTGCACGTCCAGTTCGGCGTACCGCCCGAGCCCGGCGAACAGCCGTCGCTCGGGTTCGGCCAGCCGACGGCAGGACGGTTCGAGCAGTTCGGCCATGCCCGGCAGGGGTTCGGCGGCCAGTCGCGTGACCAGCCTGCCGACGGTCCATAGTGGACGCGATCGCAGCCGGGCCGCGGCAGCGCGCAACGCGGCGGGCAGGCCCCCGCACAACCCGACGAGTTCCGCCACCGCCGCGGGTTCCGCGTCCGAGCGCCAATCGCCGACACCGGTGCGGAACATCTCCGCCGCGGACCACGCATCGAGCGGCGCGAGGGTCAGCCCGCGGGCGCCTTCGACCGCCAGAGCCCGGTTCCGCGTGGTCACCAGCACCAGGCAGCCGCCCGTGCCCGGCAGCAGCGGCACGACCTGGGCCGCCTCCGCCGCGTCGTCGAGCACCAGCAACACCTTCCTCCCGGCCAGTTCCCCGCGCCACAACGCCGCGCGTTCGTCCAACTCGGCCGGGATGGCCGAGTCGGGCACACCGGCCGCGCGGAGCAACCGGGCCAGCGCGTCCTCCGGAGACAGTGGCGCGTTGCGTGCCCGCAGGTCGACGAACAGCCGGGCGTCCGGGTAGTCGTCGGAGACCTCGTGCGCGAACCGCACGGCCAGCGCGGTCTTCCCCACGCCCGCCATGCCGTCCACCACCAGCACGGGCACCGGCCCGCCGGTCCGCCGCTGTGCCCGCAGGGAGTCCAGTTCGGCTTCGCGCCCGGTCAATGTCGGCAGGTCCCGCGGCAGGTCACAGCAGCGGCGACGGCCACCGGGCTCCAGCGCCTCGGTGAACGCGGCGTTCAACTCGGGTCCCGGCTCGATGCCCAACTCCGCGGACAGCAGCGTGCGTGCCCGGCCGAAGGCGGTGATGGCCTCGTCGCGCCTGCCCGCCCGGTGCAGCACGCGCACCAGCCGCGCCCAGGCAGCCTCGCGCAACGGGTTCTCGTCGGTCAGTTCGTGCAGGAGCGCGATGGCGTCCTCGAAGCGGTTCGCGGCCTGCCAGGCGTCGGCGAGGCCGAGCCGGAGTTCGAACCGCAGGTCTTCGAGCCGGGCGAGCACCGGATCGGCGAAGTCCGCCTCCAGTCCGTCGAACGGACGACCGCGCCAGCGAGCCAATGCCTCGGTGTACAACTGCGCCGCCTGCAAAGCGTCACCAGCGGCCAAAGCCCGCCGGGCCGCCGGGACCGCGGCCGCCACCAGGTCGGTTTCGAGTTCGCCCTGCTCGACGCGCAGCCGGTAGGCACCGGGCCTGCTCTCGATCCGGTCGCCGGGCAGCACCCGCCGCAGTTGCCAGATGTAGGTCTTCAGGTTCGCCTCGGCCGACGCGGGCGCGGCCTGTTCATGCCAGGTCGCGCCGATCAGCTGAGCCACACTGGTCCAGCCGTTAGGGTTCAGCAGCAGGGCGGCCAGCACCCTGGTGGGTTTCCTGGCCCCCAGTTCGAGCACGGCCCCCGCCGGCGTTCGTGCCTCGAGCGGACCGAGCACCCGGAACAGCACGCCGCACCTCCTCGTTCGATGATCTGCGGCCCACCTTCCAGCAGCACACATGAGGATTCGATGACAATGCGGGTCATGGTGGTCGAGGACGACGAGGACCTCCGCGTGGCGATCTCGGCCGAGCTGCGGGCCGCCGGGCTCGAGGTGCGCACCGCCGCCGACCTGGCCGGCGCCGTCCGGGTGGCGGGACCGCTGGCCTGCGCGGTGTACGACCGGATGCTGCCCGACGGCGACGCGATCACCCACGTGCACCGGCGGCGGCAGGCGGGCTGGGCGGTGCCGGTGCTGTTCCTGACCGCCCGCGACACGCTCGCCGACCGGGTCGACGGCTTCGCCCACGGCGGCGACGACTACCTGGTCAAGCCGTTCGCGCCGGAGGAACTGACCGCCCGCGTGCTGGCGCTGTGCCGCCGCGCGGGAGCCGGGCGCCCGTCGGTGCTGCGGCACGCGGATCTCGAAGTGGACTGCGCTCGCCGCGAGGTCCGCCGGGGCGGGGTGCTGCTCACCCTCAGCAGCCGCGAATTCGCCGTGCTCGAATACCTCGCGGCCCACCCGGACCAGGCGGTGCCGCGGGCCGACCTCCTGGAACACTGCTGGGACGCCGAGGCCGACCCGATGTCCAACGTGGTCGACGTGGTGATCGGGCGGCTGCGGCGCAAACTGCGTGCACCCGAGCTGATCCACACCGTCCGCGGGCACGGCTACCGGCTGGCGGCCTCGTGAAGAGCCCGTCCGCCGAGCGACTCCGGCGCCTGCGCCTCCTGCTTACCCTGCTGTTCACCACGCTCAACGCGGCCGGGCTGATCCTGCTCGCCTGGCTGGTCGTGCAGCTCGACAGCGCGCACGGCGAGCGCACGCTGGACGGCGAACTGAACCGCGTCACCTCCACCGCTTCGCGGGTGGTGCAGTACGGCGATTCGATCATCACCGACTACATCAGCAAGGACGTGCTGAACGACGGGTGCCCGCAGTTCGCCGTGCTGCCCGGTGGCGCGGCACCATTCGAGCCGTTCTACAGCGCACGCGTCTGTGCCGAAGTGGACCGGGGTGAGCTGGACCGCTTCGCCACCCAGGCGGTCAGGGAGAACCTCGCGCTGTCGACCTACTTCAACGACGGCGGGGTGCGCGTGCGGGCGGAACCGCTGCGCAACGAGTTCGCCCAGAACGTCGGCGCGGTGGTCGCCTG from the Amycolatopsis magusensis genome contains:
- a CDS encoding response regulator transcription factor — its product is MRVMVVEDDEDLRVAISAELRAAGLEVRTAADLAGAVRVAGPLACAVYDRMLPDGDAITHVHRRRQAGWAVPVLFLTARDTLADRVDGFAHGGDDYLVKPFAPEELTARVLALCRRAGAGRPSVLRHADLEVDCARREVRRGGVLLTLSSREFAVLEYLAAHPDQAVPRADLLEHCWDAEADPMSNVVDVVIGRLRRKLRAPELIHTVRGHGYRLAAS
- a CDS encoding AfsR/SARP family transcriptional regulator — its product is MLFRVLGPLEARTPAGAVLELGARKPTRVLAALLLNPNGWTSVAQLIGATWHEQAAPASAEANLKTYIWQLRRVLPGDRIESRPGAYRLRVEQGELETDLVAAAVPAARRALAAGDALQAAQLYTEALARWRGRPFDGLEADFADPVLARLEDLRFELRLGLADAWQAANRFEDAIALLHELTDENPLREAAWARLVRVLHRAGRRDEAITAFGRARTLLSAELGIEPGPELNAAFTEALEPGGRRRCCDLPRDLPTLTGREAELDSLRAQRRTGGPVPVLVVDGMAGVGKTALAVRFAHEVSDDYPDARLFVDLRARNAPLSPEDALARLLRAAGVPDSAIPAELDERAALWRGELAGRKVLLVLDDAAEAAQVVPLLPGTGGCLVLVTTRNRALAVEGARGLTLAPLDAWSAAEMFRTGVGDWRSDAEPAAVAELVGLCGGLPAALRAAAARLRSRPLWTVGRLVTRLAAEPLPGMAELLEPSCRRLAEPERRLFAGLGRYAELDVQLAAKLAGLSRADAVRALESLADRHLVDPRAGEVYACHPAVRSVAAAGLPARVA